In the genome of Verrucomicrobium sp., one region contains:
- a CDS encoding glycosyltransferase gives MPRVDLHLHSRFSDRPSEWILRQLGMPQSYSEPEALYARLDEAGMAWKTLTDHHRIDGCLALAEKHGDVFLSEEVTTYFPDGCKIHLLVWGLDEAQHRRIQELRQSVFELSAYLRAENLSHAVAHALSSLNGKLTVGHFEQMLLLFRVFEGRNGNREALAQEMANFSFAALTPQKIEELANRHNLAPTHAEPHQKVLTGGSDDHGGLYAARTWTELPGSGWKEALALLRTDMDPPGAGVSLGGVHGTPLRLSSSLYSTVFHYAQDKLKKTAPLAASLLRTIAERFVAGKNPTAFSIGEQLGFVVQAVRTGQAFDFIKPGETTLSREFAAFFTDSKVKAALDEIIRQEPDAERRSFRMASYLANQLSYRLFLEFMRRLERGSLLDGLQSITGILPVAGGVLPYVVAFRQQAPDRPFLSAAVERVAGTVPPPLANAKRAWFTDTLEDVNGVARTLCAMTGAAVRNGADLTLVTSRSEMTITGLPIKNFAPVGEFEIPEYKLQKLSFPPFLEMLDYIEREKFTELIISTPGPVGLCALAAGKLLGLPMTGIYHTDFPQYARFLSDDAFMETLTWKYMQWFYGQFGKIYSNSEFYRQRWIERGIPAHRQAILPRGLDTEAFHPRHRREDFWTARGAKGPVFLYVGRISKEKELGFLAEVVRALAKEGRDFTLALVGDGPFKEELEATCPQAVFTGVLVGDELSAAYASADFFVFPSTTDTFGNVVLEALSSGLPVAVSDVGGPRELVARPEQGRVLRAGNLGEWTEALRAFLTAPPSRENRLAMAAVIHEERNWDGAFHRFWNA, from the coding sequence ATGCCGCGCGTTGACCTCCACCTCCACTCCCGGTTTTCCGACCGCCCGTCGGAGTGGATCCTGCGCCAGCTGGGGATGCCGCAGAGCTACAGCGAGCCGGAGGCCCTCTACGCCCGGCTCGACGAGGCCGGGATGGCCTGGAAGACGCTGACCGACCACCACCGGATCGACGGCTGCCTGGCCCTGGCGGAAAAGCACGGCGACGTCTTCCTGAGCGAGGAGGTCACCACCTACTTCCCCGACGGCTGCAAGATCCACCTGCTGGTCTGGGGCCTGGACGAGGCGCAGCACCGCCGCATCCAGGAGCTGCGGCAGAGCGTCTTTGAGCTGTCCGCCTACCTGCGCGCGGAAAACTTAAGCCACGCCGTCGCCCACGCGCTTTCCAGCCTCAACGGGAAGCTGACCGTCGGCCACTTCGAGCAGATGCTCCTCCTCTTCCGCGTCTTCGAGGGGCGCAACGGCAACCGCGAGGCGTTGGCGCAGGAGATGGCCAATTTCTCCTTCGCCGCCCTGACTCCGCAAAAGATCGAGGAGCTGGCCAACCGCCACAATCTGGCCCCCACCCACGCGGAACCGCACCAAAAGGTGCTGACCGGCGGCTCCGACGACCACGGCGGCCTCTACGCCGCCCGGACGTGGACGGAGCTGCCCGGCTCCGGCTGGAAGGAAGCCCTGGCCCTTCTGCGGACCGACATGGACCCGCCCGGGGCGGGCGTCTCCCTGGGGGGCGTCCACGGCACGCCGCTGCGCCTTTCCAGCAGCCTCTACAGCACCGTCTTCCACTACGCGCAGGACAAGCTGAAGAAGACCGCCCCCCTGGCCGCCTCCCTCCTGCGGACGATCGCGGAGCGCTTCGTGGCGGGGAAGAATCCCACCGCCTTTTCCATCGGGGAACAGCTCGGCTTCGTCGTTCAGGCGGTGCGGACGGGCCAGGCCTTCGACTTCATCAAGCCGGGGGAGACGACCCTTTCCCGCGAGTTCGCCGCCTTTTTCACCGATTCCAAGGTAAAGGCCGCCCTGGACGAGATCATCCGCCAGGAGCCGGACGCGGAGCGCCGCAGCTTCCGCATGGCCTCCTACCTGGCCAACCAGCTCAGCTACCGCCTCTTCCTGGAATTCATGCGGCGGCTGGAGAGGGGGAGCCTGCTGGACGGCCTCCAGTCGATCACCGGCATCCTGCCCGTGGCGGGCGGCGTCCTGCCCTACGTCGTCGCCTTCCGGCAGCAGGCGCCGGACCGGCCCTTCCTTTCCGCCGCCGTGGAGCGCGTCGCCGGGACGGTGCCCCCGCCCCTGGCCAACGCCAAGCGGGCCTGGTTCACCGATACGCTGGAGGATGTCAACGGCGTCGCCCGCACGCTCTGCGCCATGACGGGGGCGGCGGTCCGCAACGGGGCCGACCTGACCCTGGTCACCTCCCGCTCGGAGATGACGATCACCGGCCTGCCGATCAAGAACTTCGCCCCCGTCGGCGAGTTCGAGATCCCCGAGTACAAGCTGCAGAAGCTCTCCTTCCCGCCCTTCCTGGAGATGCTCGACTACATCGAGCGGGAGAAGTTCACCGAGCTGATCATCAGCACCCCCGGTCCCGTCGGCCTCTGCGCCCTGGCGGCAGGCAAGCTCCTGGGCCTGCCGATGACCGGCATCTACCACACCGATTTCCCCCAATACGCCCGCTTCCTTTCCGACGACGCGTTCATGGAGACGCTGACCTGGAAATACATGCAGTGGTTCTACGGCCAGTTCGGGAAGATCTATTCCAACTCGGAATTCTACCGGCAGCGGTGGATCGAGCGCGGCATCCCCGCCCACCGGCAGGCCATCCTGCCGCGCGGCCTCGACACGGAGGCCTTCCACCCGCGCCACCGGCGGGAGGACTTCTGGACCGCGCGCGGGGCGAAGGGGCCGGTCTTCCTCTACGTCGGGCGCATCTCCAAGGAAAAGGAGCTCGGCTTCCTGGCGGAGGTCGTCCGCGCCCTGGCCAAGGAAGGGCGCGACTTCACCCTGGCCCTCGTCGGCGACGGGCCGTTCAAGGAGGAGCTGGAGGCGACCTGCCCGCAGGCCGTCTTTACCGGCGTCCTGGTCGGCGACGAGCTGAGCGCGGCCTACGCCTCCGCCGACTTCTTCGTCTTCCCCAGCACCACCGACACCTTCGGCAACGTCGTCCTGGAGGCCCTTTCCTCCGGCCTGCCGGTGGCCGTTTCCGACGTCGGCGGACCGCGCGAGCTGGTCGCCCGGCCGGAGCAGGGCCGCGTCCTGCGCGCCGGAAACCTGGGGGAATGGACGGAAGCCCTCCGCGCCTTCCTCACCGCGCCGCCCAGCCGGGAAAACCGCCTGGCCATGGCCGCCGTCATCCATGAGGAGCGGAACTGGGACGGCGCGTTCCATCGATTCTGGAACGCTTAA
- a CDS encoding M3 family oligoendopeptidase: MKKLHPYRPRTFLPADIDLGDLDALKSVFQRLDQGLDGAKTVEDLQKWIEDSDEVSAALGEEGAKRYIAHVCHTDDVEAEAAYEHFTQKVGPALSPLGNALDKKLFAHPAYAQLPAYYDEYRRGVQLDLDLYREKNIERRKQLSKLDQAYDKLISQQEIEFEGEKMTLVQAANILDEPDRARRQAVFEAMSARRLADRQAIDDIYDQQLALRQAVAEEAGFDNYRDYSFKAKDRAYTPDDCLAFHKAIEEHVVPLARLIQEDRLNALRATGQLGADEPLRPWDLAVDAQGREPLHPFHGGQELFDKVEEVFKAIDPRFLQSFDLMREYEAYDLDNHKGKGPGGFQYFLSESAVPFIFMNAADASDDMETLKHENGHATHSIQARDQKLAAYRHAPMEMCELASMSAELICASQLEKTYSKEDAGRVRREQLEKIVSFLPWMATVDAFQHWVYTNPGHTKEQRTEAFQDLQKRFGGTADWSGYEESRGSAWQRQSHIVTNPFYYVDYGVAQLGALQVERNFKQDPRKGLDAYFHGLSQGGSKPLAELYKDAGVKLDLTANMVAPLIAGIRQELGYPPAKEVPVPRTDLGKAPFRRPGAEPDLAGPDQSRQK, encoded by the coding sequence ATGAAGAAGCTTCATCCCTACCGCCCCCGTACCTTCCTGCCCGCCGACATCGACCTGGGGGACCTGGACGCCCTTAAGAGCGTTTTCCAGCGTCTCGATCAGGGCCTCGATGGGGCGAAGACCGTGGAAGACCTCCAGAAGTGGATCGAGGACTCGGACGAGGTGAGCGCCGCCTTGGGCGAAGAGGGGGCCAAGCGCTACATCGCCCACGTCTGCCATACGGACGACGTGGAGGCGGAGGCGGCCTACGAGCATTTCACCCAGAAGGTCGGCCCGGCGCTCTCCCCCTTGGGAAACGCCCTGGATAAGAAGCTCTTCGCCCACCCCGCCTATGCGCAGCTCCCCGCCTATTACGACGAATACCGCCGGGGCGTGCAGCTCGACCTCGACCTCTACCGGGAAAAGAACATCGAGCGCCGCAAGCAGCTTTCCAAGCTGGACCAAGCCTACGACAAGCTGATCTCCCAGCAGGAGATCGAGTTCGAGGGGGAGAAGATGACCCTGGTCCAGGCGGCCAACATCCTGGACGAGCCGGACCGCGCCCGGCGGCAGGCCGTCTTTGAGGCCATGTCCGCCCGCCGCCTGGCGGACCGGCAGGCCATCGACGACATCTACGACCAGCAGCTGGCCCTGCGCCAGGCCGTCGCGGAGGAGGCGGGCTTCGACAACTACCGGGACTATTCCTTCAAGGCGAAGGACCGCGCCTACACGCCGGACGACTGCCTGGCCTTCCACAAGGCGATCGAGGAACACGTCGTCCCCCTGGCCCGCCTCATCCAGGAGGACCGTCTCAACGCCCTGCGCGCCACCGGCCAGCTCGGCGCCGACGAGCCGCTGCGGCCCTGGGACCTGGCCGTCGACGCGCAGGGGCGGGAGCCGCTCCATCCCTTCCACGGCGGGCAGGAGCTCTTTGACAAGGTGGAGGAGGTTTTCAAGGCCATCGACCCCCGTTTCCTCCAATCCTTCGACCTCATGCGGGAATACGAGGCCTACGACCTCGACAACCACAAGGGCAAGGGGCCGGGCGGGTTCCAGTATTTCCTCTCCGAGTCGGCGGTGCCCTTCATCTTCATGAACGCGGCCGACGCCTCCGACGACATGGAAACCCTCAAGCACGAGAACGGCCACGCCACCCACTCCATCCAGGCCCGGGACCAAAAATTGGCCGCCTACCGGCACGCCCCCATGGAGATGTGCGAGCTGGCCTCCATGAGCGCCGAGCTGATCTGCGCCTCCCAGCTGGAAAAGACCTATTCCAAGGAGGACGCCGGCCGCGTCCGCCGCGAGCAGCTGGAGAAGATCGTCTCCTTCCTGCCGTGGATGGCCACCGTCGACGCCTTCCAGCACTGGGTCTACACCAATCCCGGCCACACCAAGGAGCAGCGGACGGAGGCCTTCCAGGACCTGCAAAAGCGTTTCGGCGGCACCGCCGACTGGAGCGGGTATGAGGAAAGCCGCGGGAGCGCCTGGCAGCGCCAGTCCCACATCGTCACCAACCCCTTCTACTACGTCGATTACGGCGTGGCCCAGCTGGGTGCCCTCCAGGTGGAGCGCAATTTCAAGCAGGACCCGCGGAAGGGCCTCGACGCCTACTTCCACGGCCTGAGCCAGGGCGGTTCCAAGCCCCTGGCCGAACTGTACAAGGACGCCGGGGTGAAGCTGGACCTGACGGCGAACATGGTGGCCCCGCTGATCGCGGGCATCCGCCAGGAGCTGGGCTACCCGCCCGCCAAGGAGGTCCCCGTTCCCCGGACCGACCTGGGGAAGGCCCCCTTCCGCCGCCCGGGCGCGGAGCCCGATCTTGCCGGGCCGGATCAGTCCCGGCAAAAATAG
- a CDS encoding polysaccharide deacetylase family protein encodes MRSLVVSLHDVHPESLPLIEEQRQALASWGVARRSLLVVPQFHHGRRADEPAFRAAIDAAQGEGDEVVLHGFYHDRQGCLEDLGTLFWSRFYTNQEAEFLNLEEREARRRLELGLKLFADAGWKPSGFIAPAWLMPPELYALLASLGFSYTNTVRRFVHLPDGRQEASQSLCWSTRAGWRRDCSLIWNELLYPRARRNSLLRISLHPQDLTFPALRAQIERLVKRALDDGFQPVTYADHAAR; translated from the coding sequence ATGAGGTCGCTCGTCGTCTCCCTGCACGACGTCCATCCGGAGAGCCTCCCGCTCATCGAGGAGCAGCGCCAGGCGCTGGCCTCCTGGGGCGTGGCGCGGCGCAGCCTTTTGGTGGTGCCGCAGTTCCACCATGGCCGCCGGGCGGACGAGCCCGCCTTCCGCGCCGCGATTGACGCGGCCCAGGGGGAGGGGGACGAGGTGGTCCTCCACGGCTTCTACCACGACCGCCAGGGCTGCCTGGAGGACCTGGGCACCCTTTTCTGGAGCCGCTTCTACACGAACCAGGAGGCCGAGTTCCTCAACCTGGAGGAGCGGGAGGCGCGCCGCCGCCTGGAGCTGGGGCTGAAGCTCTTCGCCGACGCGGGGTGGAAACCCTCCGGATTCATCGCCCCGGCGTGGCTCATGCCGCCGGAGCTGTACGCCCTCCTGGCCTCCCTCGGCTTTTCCTACACGAACACCGTGCGCCGCTTCGTCCACCTGCCCGACGGGCGGCAGGAGGCCTCCCAGTCCCTCTGCTGGAGCACCCGCGCCGGATGGCGGCGGGACTGCTCCCTCATTTGGAACGAGCTGCTCTACCCCCGCGCGCGGAGGAACTCCCTCCTGCGGATCAGCCTCCACCCGCAGGACCTGACCTTTCCCGCCCTGCGCGCGCAGATCGAGCGCCTCGTAAAAAGGGCATTGGACGACGGCTTCCAGCCGGTAACCTACGCCGACCATGCCGCGCGTTGA